In Lodderomyces elongisporus chromosome 2, complete sequence, the following proteins share a genomic window:
- the rtf2 gene encoding Replication termination factor 2, producing the protein MTLFIKYTEMGNEGGTIVKRKDLLALHAPNNESNEPVGEDTEQVLLQSCALSGLPLYQNAPIVGDYKGKLYIKEKILQYILDTKLGKINIKSQFSHLKSLKDLCTVTITWKVVNDIPHFMCPVTRELDNKAATYSYLRTCGCVMSSKVLREIKKATPKVSATAPDETKGTNEAGTINTVGTMEIKEIKEEKAEAAFKDDTDHVCANCPVCNKSFVFDYDMVMINPIDKKSIIEFNDETYTYLRDVLKQSNSKQPLKKKKSKALSSPSSTFPVSATNDLIRKRKPDADDKPETPKRVRA; encoded by the exons ATGACATTA TTCATTA AATATACCGAAATGGGAAATGAAGGTGGTACAATTGTCAAAAGAAAGGATCTTCTTGCATTACACGCTCCGAACAATGAACTGAACGAACCAGTTGGTGAAGATACCGAACAAGTCTTGTTACAGAGTTGCGCCTTATCAGGATTACCACTCTACCAAAACGCACCGATTGTAGGTGATTATAAGGGCAAGCTCTatattaaagaaaagattctACAATATATTCTAGATACCAAGTTAGGCAAAATCAATATCAAATCCCAGTTTCTGCATCTAAAGTCGTTAAAAGATCTTTGCACAGTGACAATCACATGGAAAGTTGTAAATGACATTCCTCATTTTATGTGTCCTGTCACCAGGGAGTTGGATAATAAAGCAGCAACATATAGCTACCTACGAACATGTGGATGTGTTATGTCGAGTAAAGTACTTCGAGAGATTAAAAAGGCAACTCCGAAAGTATCGGCAACCGCGCCGGACGAAACCAAAGGTACAAACGAAGCCGGTACAATAAATACTGTAGGTACCatggaaataaaagagataAAAGAGGAGAAGGCTGAAGCAGCATTCAAGGACGATACTGATCATGTATGTGCAAACTGTCCAGTTTGTAATAAATCATTTGTGTTTGATTACGATATGGTAATGATCAACCCAATCGATAAGAAGAGCATAATAGAGTTCAATGACGAAACCTATACTTATCTTAGAGATGTattaaaacaaagcaaTAGCAAACAAccattgaaaaagaaaaaatccAAAGCTTTATCTTCACCCTCATCAACATTTCCAGTTTCAGCCACTAATGACCTAATAAGGAAACGAAAACCAGATGCAGATGATAAACCAGAAACACCTAAACGAGTCCGAGCCTAA
- the GIM5 gene encoding subunit of tubulin prefoldin (BUSCO:EOG092655L0) yields MSQSQKIDLNALPPQQLVEFRKNIDQEIAHFTQSLQALQTAQSKLKDCISSINNLEKSKDNDDMLVPLTSSLYIPGKSVSKQDYLVDIGTGYYVEKNAEDARKVYDKKIKKLDEDGKKLKDILVQKNEILNGINLILRRKVIEMEKQQEGQK; encoded by the coding sequence ATGTCACAACTGCAGAAAATTGACTTGAATGCGCTTCCACCACAGCAATTGGTTGAGTTTCGAAAAAACATTGACCAAGAAATTGCCCATTTCACACAATCCCTTCAGGCATTACAAACAGCACAGTCTAAGCTTAAAGATTGTATATCAAGCATAAACAACTTGGAAAAATCCAAGGATAATGACGACATGCTAGTGCCATTGACCAGCTCGCTCTACATCCCTGGCAAATCGGTTTCCAAGCAGGATTACTTGGTTGATATCGGTACAGGTTACTACGTTGAGAAGAATGCCGAAGATGCAAGAAAAGTGTATgataaaaagataaagaaactAGATGAAGACGgcaagaaattgaaagataTACTCGTGCAAAAGAATGAAATCTTGAATGGAATCAACTTAATTTTGAGAAGGAAAGTTATCGAGATGgagaaacaacaagaagggcaaaaataa
- the RAD10 gene encoding ssDNA endonuclease and repair protein rad10 (BUSCO:EOG09264DOU), which yields MSGNSDTNTSKDAGEVDPSSFASILAGVKRMREEYGAGGDRASSDDVGKEQAAAQHEYTSESIKKQKPSTEITTARHVLESQSKSIIDVAASRTTLDKPTAKPVPPTPSSHGQQRQISNRTSSHEPPLTQNKSDASPINDVAPRSVRQRQQSSRPIGPAEILVHKSQEKNPLLSDSMMKTTPWVFDSSILSDYYINPTFQILFLSLKYHKLRPEYIWTRLKKLHKGSSVIENRNDKVLRVLLVVVDIDSHQEPLRKLSDFCIKHDLSLMLAWSFEEAGNYIALGKHFDNAPQKSKDSIKGFRGADYNSSVVEAFTTVKAVNKTDVSNLLANYKSVKEIILQCCRDEEGFGAGAATSSNNKSSNTNVGLANIAGLGSVKRQNLKQMFSEPFIFNKNYDNK from the coding sequence AGACCCATCTTCATTTGCTAGTATTTTGGCAGGTGTCAAACGAATGAGAGAAGAGTACGGTGCTGGCGGAGATAGAGCAAGCAGCGATGATGTAGGCAAAGAACAGGCAGCTGCTCAACACGAGTATACTTCAGAAAGCATTAAGAAACAGAAGCCCTCAACTGAGATAACTACTGCCCGGCATGTATTAGAGTcacaaagcaaaagcatTATTGATGTGGCAGCACTGCGAACTACATTGGACAAGCCCACAGCCAAGCCAGTGCCACCCACACCATCATCGCATggacaacaacgacaaatTTCAAATAGAACATCATCACATGAACCACCTCTAACGCAAAATAAATCTGACGCATCGCCCATCAATGATGTTGCCCCTCGATCAGTGAGACAGCGGCAACAAAGCTCTCGACCCATTGGCCCAGCTGAAATTTTAGTTCATAAATCGCAGGAAAAGAACCCCTTGCTTAGTGACTCAATGATGAAGACCACGCCCTGGGTCTTTGACTCACTGATCCTTTCGGACTATTATATCAACCCaacttttcaaatcttgtttctttcattgAAATATCACAAATTGCGACCAGAATATATCTGGACGCGTTTAAAAAAACTCCACAAAGGATCTTCAGTCATTGAGAATAGAAACGACAAAGTGTTACGCGTCTTGCTTGTTGTGGTCGACATTGATTCCCACCAGGAACCACTACGTAAGCTTTCAGATTTTTGCATTAAACATGACCTTTCACTAATGCTAGCTTGGTCATTTGAAGAGGCAGGTAATTACATTGCTTTGGGCAAGCATTTTGATAATGCACCACAAAAGTCAAAAGATAGTATTAAAGGTTTTAGAGGTGCAGATTATAATTCAAGTGTTGTCGAGGCATTCACTACTGTTAAAGCTGTCAACAAGACGGATGTATCCAACTTACTTGCCAACTACAAATCtgtaaaagaaataattttGCAATGCTGTAGAGACGAAGAAGGTTTTGGGGCCGGCGCCGCAACTAGTAGCAATAACAAAAGCAGTAACACAAATGTAGGGTTGGCAAATATAGCTGGTTTAGGTTCGGTCAAGCGCCAGAATTTAAAGCAAATGTTTCTGGAACCatttattttcaacaagAATTACGACAACAAATAA